Part of the Trypanosoma brucei brucei TREU927 chromosome 2, complete sequence genome, ACCCGGACGCGCGTTCATTTCGCGGAAGCGAGCACGCTGTGCCTCAACCTCCTCCGCCGTGACAGGTAGTACAACGCGGCAGTTGCGCTGCTCATCTTTCAAAAACCAATCTGGAAGATCTTCATCATCGTTGAAGGTGTAGCGGTTGATAGATGCATCAAGAATTTCACGACGGCCACGCGGGTCAAGCATCTTTGTGGCGATAGCAAGAGTGCGGGCACGTACCTCCGGGTCTGTAAGAGCGACGGGAACCTCCTCAAACTCGGTGTCTTTGCTGTTGCCACTGTTGCCCCTCTGACGGCGCTTCTCAGCATTCTCCTTTAGTGTCTGTTTTCGCTGCTGCCGTACGAGCTCTTGCGTGGTTAGCTTGCCAATGTCTGGTACAATGGCACGCTTGCGACGTGAATCTACACGACCAACATTCACCTCAAGATCGCTCCGGTCGTCACTAAAGCGACCATCAGAGAGGTCAGAAACACTGTTCatgtcatcatcgtcatcatccaCACGGGCATCAAAGCGCATCTTCTTTCTGGTGGATGTGCTACTACCGGCGGTATCATCCCGAAGGGGGCCTGGCGCGCTCATTTCCACTCGGTCCTCCTCAAGACGTTTACTTTTCTTGCGTCTGTTGCCACTATCACTTCGTGGCATGGGAAATGTATCCCGGAGAACCTTCTCGATGTTGACGTGGTGACGCAACCACTTACTCTGCTTACCTGCAGCATCAAGAGTAGTTTGGTGCCTTTCCCTCTTGTGACGTGTGGCATCATCTTCACCTTCGTCTTCCCCTTCACTTTCATCTTCCTCAGCACCAGGCTTGCTAAGGCCCTCTTCGTACAATGCAACGCGGGCCGAACGTTTAGCGGGGATGTAGTTGCCGTAGTTGTCAACATCCACACCatcttcctcaccctcaacaaGCTGTATGGAGCGGACGAGTCGGCCACTGCCGTCATACTGCTCATCGTCgccaccttccttctcatcGCTTCCCACGTCCCAGTCCTTCTCCAAGTTAAGATTGGCGTTCATAACAGGATTGAGTGGATCATTAAGTCGCTCATCCGGCTCTTCCCAGTGCTTGTCGAGTATGTTAGCAACGTCTGCCTCATCGACGGCAGCCAGCTTTCCAACAGTGAATCCCTCATCGTCTTCGCCATCCTCGCTAGAGTCTTCTTCACCAACATCACTTCCCTCAACTCCATCTGCATCGTGCGTAAAACCATCCGCATCTGTCATGTGCTCTGCGCTGGTATTTGGATCATAGTTGATGAGACCTTTGATCTGTTTGAGTTTTCTGTCAACaatctttttctgcttcttcttcatttccttggACTGCTTCTTGCGTAACTCAAGAAGCTCCCTCGCTATCTTTGCAACGCCCTCCGCACTGTCAAAATCAAATTTATCGTcgtccttctcttcttcttcgtcttcCTCCGCGATGTCCCCGGCGTTCGCATCACTCGCGGCGCGTTGCTTAAGTTCCCGGGCCTGCTCCCGCAGCAGTTGTTCACGCCAGCGTACAAGTCGTCGCAAATCCGCATCCCCAACCTGCTGTAAGTCCCCACAGAGGTACACCAACTCCTTTTTGGAGTGTTTAGACTTTAAAAAGGCCTTCTCCTCCGGGGTGGTAAAACGCAGCTCGTGGTGGGAACGAAGGAATGCCTTTGGATCACTGCTACTCATAAACTCTGAAAAGGACGCCACGTGTTGTTGCACCGTAGCAAACTCCTCGTACCCTGCAGGCACATTAGACCTGGGCACCACAAGAGCCCCGGATGGGGTGagtattttttcctcctccacatcaGAAAATACCTTCTGCGGATTAAACATCGCAGGGTCCAATTGCTTGGGGGCCTTGTAACCCGCACAAGTCACGAAAATCTCAGCAGACTCCATACGTGAGGCCAGTGGCTTTGTGGCCTCCACCTTATCAAACAACTGTTTCATCACCCACATGAGCTTATGGAAATCTTGTGACCGAAACACCTTTGTGACGAACCAACCACCTGGCCGTAACAGTTTGCTAGCCAACTTCGCGGCGTGTAGAACAAGCGAGTTCTGTTCAAACAGATCTCGCGAccacacaccaccaacatTGGGGGCACCATCGTGAATAACGCAGTCCACTGGCTCACGTTTGAGATAAGTCATtataattttcttcgttttttccTCAGTAATATCGCCCACAAATGTCTTCACGCCTCGAATGGGTGCAATGGGTACTAAATCCACACCGACTATCTTTGAACCAACGGGCATATGTTTTGCTGCTACTTGGCACCAGCTACCCGGAGCCGCGCAGAGATCAACGAGTACGCGACATTTTGAAAGGAAATCATACTTGCGGTTCAGTTGCACAAGTTTGAAGGCGGAACGCGCACGGAAACCCTGATCCTTGGCGAGGCGGTAATACGCGTCAAGGCGGGTCTTAGCCTTCTTTTTAGATTTGGTACCCATGTCTTAATTTATTTCTCGTTACCGCTGGCTCCCTTTCTCTCCTCTAACCTAAATACAGCAGGTGGCCCAACCTCCCTCTTCGTTTGGGTGATTTTACACCTCGCTATCTCTGCTgcaaaaataattttatGAAGTATGCAGCAACCGCAATATGCTCTCAaatgaggaaatgaagaacaaCAGATTCAGAGGAAATTAGGTGCaacatggaaaaaaaaacagaatagCAAAAACATTGATGTTTCtcgaacaaaaaacatcaacaagAATGAGGCTTCGCAATaggaaatacaaaaagaaatgtacAACGAGTAACGTGCATATACGTAAATATATACGCTGGGGATGAATCGTTGCGTCATCAAGAGAGTGGCAACCATTTTAAGCATTATTATGGCGTCGACGTCTCACCGTTACGCAACAAatagaatatatatatgaaacaGAACGTATCATAAGAAGATGTCCCTCGAGTGTCTCTTACGCGGCACCAGACACTGACATAGTGATGGGAGGATGGGGAAGTAACAATGTATCGCGAAGGACCAACCAAATCCATCACGTCAGTGAATTCGTAATGAATAACCCCGCACTATCGacgttaaaaacaaaaaaatcttcACTACAAGCGCATACATGCGGCAAGCGACAGAGGAACCGACGGTCATGATCCGCACGAACTGAAGGTGACTATTAATTACGCAAGCATGCTTGGCGGATGCCCCTTGTAAAACTGCCACGCCTCCGCGACCAGATTTTCTAACCAGCCTTGACTGCATTTACTCTCGTCGTCAGGAATGTGCTGCAGCTGCAATGATCGCGTGCCTAATGGGTCTTTCAAAAAATTCAATATCACATCCACCGGTTGTCCAATTACATTGTCGCGTACGCGCGTGAGCAGCACTGCGCAAACATACGCATGGAAATCATGAACAGTCTCACTATTCAGCACAGCCATGTACTTTTCCCACAGAAGGACCACCAGACGTAGCGGGAGTTCTCGAGCAAGCAAACAGTGTAGCCACTGGAAGCAACAATCCATAAGAGTAATGCCTTGTGATGTGATGGCATCGAGCACACCGGGGTCCAACACTATAAGAACCCTTTCCATGAGCGCCAAGGTTCTTCGAATGCCCGGTTGACCCTCCACAAAGTTATCCTGCAACcacgaaaggaagaaagcccCACAAAGATATGCATCAGCCTCCGCAGTCCTGAGCACCTCCACTGGAAGTCTCTCCATCGCCTCCCCAAACTTAGCCACGTCATCAGTGTATACAACAGATGGAGATATGCATGCCCGGAAAGTATTTATTCCACTCCCCCTTACACTCTTCTTAACCGTATGCTCGTCACCAGCataaccaccaccaccaccataaCCGCCGTTCCCAACTTTGTCGCCATCGATCTTTATGCGATCATCAGTATGAATATGTTTTCCGCCATGTTCATTACGAGGCAGCTGCTCTTCGCACAACACGCGGCCACCatcacagcaacagcagcaagcgtTGAATTCCACCACGGCTCCCTCCAGAAATACGGAGAAAAACACTACCATAATGTCATCAATGCCCTGTACGTATCCCACAGCAGGGTAACGCCGGGACCAGAAGAAAAGACAGCGAGCCAACGCAGACACGGTTTTTGTATGGCGAAAGACAGCTTGCGTGTGTCTTGGAATGTCTGACGCAATCTGCGAGAGGTTTTTGCGATCGTCAGGCGACAAATGCATCTCCATTAAAGAGCCACCGCCTTGCTGGCTCCAGTCACTCTGCGAGGCACGCCCACGGGGTTGGAGAAAGTCGGTAATTGTTATGGGACAGCACTTGGCCATGACGTATTCGTATTCTTCCCGCTTGCGCCGCAGCTCCGTCTGTTGCCGTCCTGCAGAAGCTGGCGCTGGGGGTACGCAGTCGCAAAGCAGGCGCCAAACGGTGGAGCGGACGGTTCGATCAATAGAGCCACTCCACGCAAGGTCCCGCACTGTCACACGCCCGTCATCGGCTCTACGTACCGCCACATCTCCCAAAGGCGTGTCCAACATTGCCCTAACGGCATCTTCATACAAACTACGGGAGGGAGATTCGtcatattcatttatatgaGTGCCCCCATCATGACAAGAGGGATGGGTCGACCCGCTACTACCGCACGTGGATGTTTCATTCGTATTTCTATTAACAATGTACACCGTTCCCCTTTCGACGGCATGGGAGGCGGCGGTACTCGTCACATCCGCGGAGGGATTAGTTGTACCGATGGCCGAACTACCATTAGCAGGCACGACCACAAAACCGTAAACGCGGTATAATGTTCCGAGTGGTGCCCGCACAGCAGTGCCGGGACCTTTCGTTACAACCTTTTGTCGACCTGTTAACATGCGCTCAAATTGTGCAACAAATGCTTTCCTTTTATCTTGCTTTACAGTCACAGTTTCACCGTCCCCTCCACTTTGGTTCGCCAAACCTTGATGGAGTTATTTAGCCTGACTCTTGCAACGACACTAGAGGCgaatgaacaaaaacaaataaatacagCCTCCGATAGAAGGTGTACAAATATGCAGATATAGGTAGGTGTGAGGGGCcaataaaataaactgaGCGAAAATGCAGCACCTGAATGAAGCGCCGGACGGTCGATAAGTTCGCTAACGGGCCTAAAACACCTTACACCGTTGGCCTACAAGATTTGTAAGCATACCATACCATAATGTAATGTGAATATGCATACATGCATTGAGGTCGCAGAAATTTCAAGGGTTGTGGtaataggaaaaaaaagaagagtaaaCAAGGAGCATAGGAAGTGAAGAGTGGAGGCAAATCGTCAAGCAAACGTATACAAATACATGTActcaaaatatatatatatatagagagagagagaggaagagagatgtagatatagatataaggAGAGTTCGCGGAACACAAGTCACAGCAACAGGAAGATATCACCATTGACCACaacaattaaataaataaatatattcgaACTCCTGGCTTTAGGTGGAGAGAGAAAGTGGATATGAGCATATAAGAGCCTCCCGTACAGGTAACAGTTTAAGGAGTacgagaaagaaaataaagctgatgatgattatgATAAGCGTGGAGACACGGAAATAAGCCAGCGCATAGCATTAACACACATAAACTGcaacaccgaaaaaaaaaaagtgaagcatCTCTCATTTCCAGTTactgccaaaaaaaaaaaggaaaagggggaaaagaagaaaccaaCCATGCTACAGCGACTTTGAGAAACATAGAAAGGATAACACACCCAAAATAtgcccctttccctttctttatgTAATTGaatgcaaaaaagaaaacatgtacacacacacatacatacatatatatatatatatatatatatatgcatatatacatgcacCACCTTCATCTAATTTTATTGCTGGCGCGTCCCTTCATATCCTCCGCTtcaccttcctttccttccttatttCCCTTCTCTGATGCATCCATCCGTCCGTTCGTTCATTCATCCATGCACTCACTCACACATTTTGACAcaaaatgtatatataaatatatatatttatatatacatgtacaaGCACCTGCACATATTTACAAATGCGTtgatatacacatatatacgtaGGCATATGCATTACATTATCCATAAATGTATGTGCACCTGTGCACACAAATCAGAAACTACCGTTTCAGCAACTAAAACTTtcgtgcttcttttttttttaatttttttttttgctgttcaataaaagcaataataataacaataataacaatagtaaacGCCATCGCTATCCCGTTGCTTCAACACAATCGCCCCGTGATCGCTACGACCAGAACCATCACGGGGGTTTTAATCTCTCATCTGCTTTCCATAAATTTCTTTAGCACCGTCATACATCATCATCTCTTCTCCTAATCAACCCAAACTCCTCTTATCCACTACATTTACATCGTGCACATCAGCTCATTTCCATTTACTCCtcccatatatatatatatatatatatatacaaacacacacgcacgcatgCACCTCACCCCTTATTTCatcccctcctttccttctaaTAAAGATATAaaccaaggaaaaaaaaacaatcaacTCTGAAAGTAGTGAtccttcaacttcctccttttcctttttactttGTCTTATTATTTCATTTATCGCTTCATTTCTACTTATCTcgctcatatatatatatatactcacaTACGTACAGAGGCAATCTTCTTCATGACAATCAtcacagtaacaaaaaaaaatggttataattaatatataaacaaagcAAAGCCCGTTCAGAACGGAAAGAAGACGACAAATaggaataataaaagtgggaaaacaaaaggaaaacggaAGGAATATCACCATGTGACaaataagaacaaaaaggaggagacgAACTTATTTAGTGAATTCCTCCTCTGGTGCACTGTAGTCATAAAATGCCCTGTTGTGCATAATGAGTCGCCCATCAGCGAAGTAAAAACTGTCGCTCGTCATCTCATTGGTGCCCTTCTCTATTGCCTCGAGCCATTCTGCATTGAATTGCGGCACATCATACACCGCCTCCCATGTATTGCGGGAGTGTGGGATGCAGAAGCCAAATTTAAAATCAAATGTCTTTACGAGGGTGTTGCGGAAGTAATGTCGTTCAATCATACGAAGATCCGGCACCGGTTTATCGCCGTTGACGCCAAATAAAAGGGTGGCAGACACGCGCTGCTTTCGGAGCATTGATGGCGGGAAGCGGTAAAATATGGTCCGTGCCGCCTGTTGTTGCTCTTCTGGGAGTTGAGCGAGGGATGCCACAGAGGGATATGTGCTGGCATCTCGCTCTACTTCAAACATAACTTGTTTGGTGTCCGCGTCGCGAACAACGAAGGAATAAAACTCAATATTGTACGTGTTAGCTGTGATTGGGCAAAGGAACCCAGTGCTCGGTGCCGTCAGCTGCAGCACATGTTCGGGAGTGACCTCGGTCGTCGCAGCCATGATGATAAACAAATCAAATAGGTTTTAAGCAGCAATAAAACGGTATAAGTATAATAAGTGTGACAAAACTAATCACAGCACACCCACAATAAAATCGAAAAGAAACTCAGGATTTGGAgggaaataatgaaataaaaatgaaggacagaacaaaaaaaaaggagtgcaATAAAAATATCCAGAcagaatttttttgttcctctttatatttcttcaagttactcccttccttctttgttaCCTTTTTCTCAAGAATGAGAAATAGGAATACTTTTTGCGTTTAGTTTCGTGTTATTATGGTTGGGttccctgttgttgtttttgttgttttcgtccGTGATGTAGAACTTGattattatcttctttttttttctttttaccttgGCAAACggtaaataacaaaacgaaacaatcACCTAAACAACTGcgaacagaaaagaaaagagggcaCAAATTAATGGAAATTAAGTAGAAAGCGCCACCTCCCTATTCACGTGCTGCTTCAATGTTCCGCGTCACGCCGTGGttgatttcttcctttttcttttggtttcttttccgcttgagtattatttttcttttttgtgataacaacaacactctttcctttcccttcccactttcttgtcttttttttaaaatctgttttttttgtgtgtgtgctagtTCGCTTCCTTTCTGTTCGTTATTTTGGTATACTTCTAttaaacaaaagcaaaaacaaaataattggaaagaaagtgaggaGGTGCGGATAAATGAGCGGATGTAAAAAATATTCAAGAAacggatatatatatatatatttatttatttattcattcattcatcaaTATGCCACCAACTGACATAAACAGTTGGAAACGTGATAATAcgaaattttattttaaaaaaactttttttcgTCTTCAAACAATAGAGACGGATTCAAATTAAACACACACAGCAAAGGGGGGCGAGAGAAATAGAAGGTTGGGAAAAGAtcacaagaaagaaataaaaaaggacaCGAGGCGCGCCACAACAAATTTCCTTCCATCTCTcccaaacaacaaaaacaaaaaaggtggaaatTAAAGTGGAATAATAAAGTAAAACGGAATGGAGAAAACACATGAACGGAAAGCCTACGTGCGCACAGTACAGTTGtgcgaaaaaaacaacataacAAACATATAAACCTATAAATAAAGATTTATTTCTGCTGTTATtgcttttatattttttcctccttctttctccCATtcatcccttccttttcctcctcctcctcctaaGCCATAAACGCTATTTAACAAAAATggagaaagaagaacaagcaaaaacacaaaagaaaaaaaaagtaataagaaaagagacaaacaacacaaactTCATCACCAACAAGAGCAAatcacaaaaaggaaaaagaaaatcaattGCCCTGTCTCTTGTAGTTTTGTCACTTGCCCTTCTCCCTGTATTTTATTCGAATATACTCATCCTTCCCTtcttatatacatatacatatttctCATTCCTCCTGTCAGAAAAATCCGCAAATTTTAAGACAAAAAGTAGAGAAAAGTAACCGTAAAAACGTATATGTTGATTAATCAATCATTAACCTATATTTAAATACAGATATATGCTTCAAGACCTTTTCAAAGCCACCAAAGGTAAACAAAAGGTCattatataaaaaaagaacggaAGCGACACcaagggaggaaaagcacTCCATGAATTATTTAAATAAATGTAAgtagagacaaaaaagatcGTCAAGCTTCCTACCACAactttttacaaaaaagatACAACAATAGAGGATCCCCGACCATTTCTATTTTATCTCCAGTGTGCAATTACCCCGCCCCTTTTCATTCCCTTGTAAATGTGACCAAGCCTAAAATACCCACAAGTGCATTTCCTTCCGTAACCACTTATTGTCTCCCGTTGCTTAAGAAGTGGTACCAACAATGCGTGACCACTCATGTTCCACATCACCATATTGAATATCTGTAATCGCCTTTAGAACCCGATGTGTGAGCGAAGCCCCTGGAGCCGGGCATGGAACATTAAGCAACTCTCCCTTATATGACAGTGCTTCCACAGGGGACACAATAGCAGCCGTCCCACAGCCAAAGCACTCAAGCACACGTTTCTCCCGTAGCGCAGCAGTGAGCTCGTGAATGGTAAAGGAGCGTTCAGATACACGTGCCTCACCCCACTGCCGCACCAGCGACAAAATGGAATCTCGCGTCACACCGGGGAGGATCGTGCCATCCAACGGCGCAGTTACAAGTTCCACTTCATTTGAATTTGCAGAAGGACGCCAAAGACACATGAAATTCATTGCTCCCACTTCTTGCACTTCTTCTCCAGCGCCCAGCCATAACACTTGCTGAAAGCCAAGCTCAGACGCTTCCCGCTGCACCAGCATAGGCGCAGCGTAGTTCGCGCCAAGCTTCACGTTGCCGACCCCACCAGGCCAGGCACGGcgccgctcctcctccacatgAAGTCTCACAGGTTTCATCCCAGAGGGATAATATGGTCCAACAGGTGAAGCAATCACGAATAACTTCGCTGCAGAACCTGCCACTGCGGAGAGTGTGCTTCCAGTCCCAATTACAGTGGGTCTCAAGTATAGAGAGTAACCACGCTCACTTGGGACGTAATCACGTTCCACTTTCACAAACTCCTCAATTAACTTTTGCAGTTCGTCAGGGTCAAATCCAGGGAGACATAAGCGTCGTGTGCTGTCCAGTAGCCGTCGACAGTTACGATCCGGGCGGAAGAGTCGGATATTGCCGTGACTGTCGCGATACGCCTTCATGCCCTCGAAGCATTGAATGGCATAATGTAAGCAAGCAGTCTGCGGCGGCAATGAAAGGTTCTCAAAGGGAACAATACGTGGTTTGCCCCATTTCCCATTCCCATCTGCATCAATTACCAACATATGTGGGCTGAAAAGAGTACCAAACATAACTCCCTGCAGTGAAGGAAGTGGCGGTGGATTTGCCACGCGTTGAACAGTGAGGTCCTTGGCGAGGAAAGTCATAATAAACTGTTGTATTTGCCTGTGGTTCCCAAATATCGAAGTTTCTTTTATCAATAAGTTGTTTATCACTGTCGTCTGTGTTAggaatgataatgataatagtaaagTGAGCAAAATAATGAAAGGTTATCATACAACGgtgcacacaaaacaacatgGGTGACGAACCACtgcataaaaacaaaacgacttAACAAGGTAGTactaacaaaataaaagaaggacGCCACTAGCAAAAACGTACGCACAGATACTATACACTGCAGTACGGGCAGTAATTTTGTTAACGATATATCAGGCAATGTGTAACTGTATAATTTTACATGTGGAGTGTAGAGGTGGTAACGGTCGTACTTGCTTCGTTTCAGCATTTAACAATGAAATACAATAAAACCAAGCAGCACAACCGGACTTTGCTGAACGggaacacaaacatattaTACGAGAAAGTACGCACCACATATACTAGCAGGATAGCTTGTATGGTATCCAAATGAGTTTGCGATATggcaaaaattaaaaataaaatccgtatcagaaacaaaaaaatagatcAACTTAATGGTTGTGAGTAACATGAATTGCCATTCACAGAAACGTTTTTCAAGTCACTTCAATCCAGAATCTagttcgttttcttttacttcacAATGTTTCATTCCCTTGTAAATGTGACGAAGCCTAAAATACCCACAAGCGCATTTCCTTCCGTAACCACTTATTGTCTCCCGTTGCTTAAGAAGTGGTACCAACAATGCGTGACCACTCATGTTCCACATCACCATATTGAATATCTGTAATCGCCTTTAGAACCCGATGTGTGAGCGAAGCCCCTGGAGCCGGGCATGGAACATTAAGCAACTCTCCCTTATATGACAGTGCTTCCACAGGGGACACAATAGCAGCCGTCCCACAGCCAAAGCACTCAAGCACACGTTTCTCCCGTAGCGCAGCAGTGAGCTCGTGAATGGTAAAGGAGCGTTCAGATACACGTGCCTCACCCCACTGCCGCACCAGCGACAAAATGGAATCTCGCGTCACACCGGGGAGGATCGTGCCATCCAACGGCGCAGTTACAAGTTCCACTTCATTTGAATTTGCAGAAGGACGCCAAAGACACATGAAATTCATTGCTCCCACTTCTTGCACTTCTTCTCCAGCGCCCAGCCATAACACTTGCTGAAAGCCAAGCTCAGACGCTTCCTGCTGCACCAGCATAGGCGCAGCGTAGTTCGCGCCAAGCTTCACGTTGCCGACCCCACCAGGCCAGGCACGGcgccgctcctcctccacatgAAGTCTCACAGGTTTCATCCCAGAGGGATAATATGGTCCAACAGGTGAAGCAATCACGAATAACTTCGCTGCAGAACCTGCCACTGCGGAGAGTTTGCTTCCAGTCCCAATTACAGTGGGTCTCAAGTATAGAGAGTAACCACGCTCACTTGGGACGTAATCACGTTCCACTTTCACAAACTCCTCAATTAACTTTTGCAGTTCGTCAGGGTCAAATCCAGGGAGACATAAGCGTCGTGTGCTGTCCAGTAGCCGTCGACAGTTACGATCCGGGCGGAAGAGTCGGATATTGCCGTGACTGTCGCGATACGCCTTCATGCCCTCGAAGCATTGAATGGCATAATGTAAGCAAGCAGTCTGCGGCGGCAATGAAAGGTTCTCAAAGGGAACAATACGTGGTTTGCCCCATTTCCCATTCCCATCTGCATCAATTACCAACATATGTGGGCTGAAAAGAGTACCAAACATAACTCCCTGCAGTGAAGGAAGTGGCGGTGGATTTGCCACGCGTTGaacaaaaatttttttgGCGAGGAAAGTCATAATAAACTGTTGTATTTGCCTGTGGTTCCCAAATATCGAAGTTTCTTTTATCAATAAGTTGTTTATCACTGTCGTCTGTGTTAggaatgataatgataatagtaaagTGAGCAAAATAATGAAAGGTTATCATACAACGgtgcacacaaaacaacatgGGTGACGAACCACtgcataaaaacaaaacgacttAACAAGGTAGTactaacaaaataaaagaaggacGCCACTAGCAAAAACGTGCGCACAGATACTATACACTGCAGTGCAACGAACAACAAGTAATTCTTTTCATAGAGAATGGTGGTGAACTCAAACGTGGGACGAAATAGGATAGTGGTATATAATGTTAGACCAAAtcagcaagaagaaaaacactcTTCTCTCTCCAGTACCATTTACAACGGCACCTTtatcgtatatatatatatgcttgtttttttgtttttaatgaTTCAACTCCTGCtatattttttacttatCCTTTAGTTTCGGTCTCCATTTACCGCATTCCACTGCAATAATATGTAATTCCCACCCTTGGGCATctagaaaaaaatgtttgccatttacttttttattcgCCCCCTTAAGCTCTTCATCAGGCGAAACACTCGATCAAATGGGGCACGATTTCCTCTGCTATCCCTCTCGTGAAGCCGCTGCTTTTCCGAACAGTGGTGGTATGCTTAATAAATTGTATGTAACGGGTGTGATGATATTGCAACGGTCACAGTGACACATGCATGTAACAAATCTTTTAACATATTAATTATGATTTCGAGAAAAAGTATTTCCTCAGTGACGAGACGATTGTCGCCCTCTTACCCGACTGGTCTGCAGGCAGCTTCGTGCCTTGAGGGGGTCGTAGCATTTGCAGTCCATCAGAAATGCCACATGGTCCTACCTCCACTGAGAGAATTA contains:
- a CDS encoding FtsJ cell division protein, putative (similar to Putative rRNA methyltransferase SPB1 (EC 2.1.1.-) (Swiss-Prot:P25582) [Saccharomyces cerevisiae]): MGTKSKKKAKTRLDAYYRLAKDQGFRARSAFKLVQLNRKYDFLSKCRVLVDLCAAPGSWCQVAAKHMPVGSKIVGVDLVPIAPIRGVKTFVGDITEEKTKKIIMTYLKREPVDCVIHDGAPNVGGVWSRDLFEQNSLVLHAAKLASKLLRPGGWFVTKVFRSQDFHKLMWVMKQLFDKVEATKPLASRMESAEIFVTCAGYKAPKQLDPAMFNPQKVFSDVEEEKILTPSGALVVPRSNVPAGYEEFATVQQHVASFSEFMSSSDPKAFLRSHHELRFTTPEEKAFLKSKHSKKELVYLCGDLQQVGDADLRRLVRWREQLLREQARELKQRAASDANAGDIAEEDEEEEKDDDKFDFDSAEGVAKIARELLELRKKQSKEMKKKQKKIVDRKLKQIKGLINYDPNTSAEHMTDADGFTHDADGVEGSDVGEEDSSEDGEDDEGFTVGKLAAVDEADVANILDKHWEEPDERLNDPLNPVMNANLNLEKDWDVGSDEKEGGDDEQYDGSGRLVRSIQLVEGEEDGVDVDNYGNYIPAKRSARVALYEEGLSKPGAEEDESEGEDEGEDDATRHKRERHQTTLDAAGKQSKWLRHHVNIEKVLRDTFPMPRSDSGNRRKKSKRLEEDRVEMSAPGPLRDDTAGSSTSTRKKMRFDARVDDDDDDMNSVSDLSDGRFSDDRSDLEVNVGRVDSRRKRAIVPDIGKLTTQELVRQQRKQTLKENAEKRRQRGNSGNSKDTEFEEVPVALTDPEVRARTLAIATKMLDPRGRREILDASINRYTFNDDEDLPDWFLKDEQRNCRVVLPVTAEEVEAQRARFREMNARPGKKVMEAVQRKRRRAQRMLRGLIERGKVDPRTREKANNLSVRKLMRSQAVKGNGGRRKNGPLDRKKMGELRRDKQRAKRRK
- a CDS encoding hypothetical protein, conserved (similar to SP:Q17297: Unc-119 protein. {Caenorhabditis briggsae}); its protein translation is MAATTEVTPEHVLQLTAPSTGFLCPITANTYNIEFYSFVVRDADTKQVMFEVERDASTYPSVASLAQLPEEQQQAARTIFYRFPPSMLRKQRVSATLLFGVNGDKPVPDLRMIERHYFRNTLVKTFDFKFGFCIPHSRNTWEAVYDVPQFNAEWLEAIEKGTNEMTSDSFYFADGRLIMHNRAFYDYSAPEEEFTK
- a CDS encoding branched-chain amino acid aminotransferase, putative translates to MTFLAKDLTVQRVANPPPLPSLQGVMFGTLFSPHMLVIDADGNGKWGKPRIVPFENLSLPPQTACLHYAIQCFEGMKAYRDSHGNIRLFRPDRNCRRLLDSTRRLCLPGFDPDELQKLIEEFVKVERDYVPSERGYSLYLRPTVIGTGSTLSAVAGSAAKLFVIASPVGPYYPSGMKPVRLHVEEERRRAWPGGVGNVKLGANYAAPMLVQREASELGFQQVLWLGAGEEVQEVGAMNFMCLWRPSANSNEVELVTAPLDGTILPGVTRDSILSLVRQWGEARVSERSFTIHELTAALREKRVLECFGCGTAAIVSPVEALSYKGELLNVPCPAPGASLTHRVLKAITDIQYGDVEHEWSRIVGTTS
- a CDS encoding branched-chain amino acid aminotransferase, putative, whose product is MTFLAKKIFVQRVANPPPLPSLQGVMFGTLFSPHMLVIDADGNGKWGKPRIVPFENLSLPPQTACLHYAIQCFEGMKAYRDSHGNIRLFRPDRNCRRLLDSTRRLCLPGFDPDELQKLIEEFVKVERDYVPSERGYSLYLRPTVIGTGSKLSAVAGSAAKLFVIASPVGPYYPSGMKPVRLHVEEERRRAWPGGVGNVKLGANYAAPMLVQQEASELGFQQVLWLGAGEEVQEVGAMNFMCLWRPSANSNEVELVTAPLDGTILPGVTRDSILSLVRQWGEARVSERSFTIHELTAALREKRVLECFGCGTAAIVSPVEALSYKGELLNVPCPAPGASLTHRVLKAITDIQYGDVEHEWSRIVGTTS